A window from Lampris incognitus isolate fLamInc1 chromosome 5, fLamInc1.hap2, whole genome shotgun sequence encodes these proteins:
- the c5h6orf120 gene encoding UPF0669 protein C6orf120 homolog, whose translation MFCCGALVLYLILSQAGGLLHPSEDDSVPEEWMLLHVVQGHIGAGNYSYLRLSHDGRIVLHMRSLKGDADLYVSDKTLQPSFDTYKLQSTTCGQDVVVVPEDFLRPVGIGIYGHPSHMESEFEIRVFYDQTAPKDLFDESSYPSDDGQEEQKFPQGMEEDFQEEESIFWTILIGLLKIIVEILF comes from the coding sequence ATGTTTTGCTGCGGTGCGCTAGTTTTATATCTCATCCTGTCCCAGGCAGGAGGATTACTGCACCCCTCAGAAGACGACAGCGTTCCTGAAGAGTGGATGTTACTGCATGTAGTACAAGGCCACATCGGTGCAGGAAACTACAGCTACCTTCGCCTCAGCCATGATGGGAGAATTGTCTTGCACATGCGCAGCCTCAAGGGAGACGCAGATCTGTATGTGTCTGACAAGACCCTGCAGCCCAGCTTTGACACATACAAGCTCCAATCCACTACCTGTGGCCAGGATGTGGTGGTGGTCCCAGAGGACTTTTTGAGGCCGGTAGGGATTGGAATTTATGGCCACCCATCTCACATGGAGAGTGAATTTGAAATTAGAGTGTTTTATGATCAGACTGCTCCCAAGGACCTGTTTGATGAGAGCTCATACCCTTCAGATGACGGGCAAGAGGAGCAGAAATTCCCTCAAGGGATGGAAGAGGACTTTCAGGAGGAGGAGTCCATTTTTTGGACTATACTGATTGGGCTTTTGAAGATTATAGTTGAAATTTTGTTCTGA